From the genome of Alkalimarinus coralli:
ACAGTCCACCAGTTACAGTGACCCGTTGCCGCAAGCACTGGTGCTTACTGCCATCGTTATAGGTTTTGCCATGACGGCATTTGTAGTCATACTGGCCATGCGCTCCCGAGCAGACCAGGGGAATGATCATGTCGATGGCCAAATTCCTGCTCAACCGGCAAAATCTCCTTTCTCGCATAAATCGCCAACTTCACATAAGAGGAGTAGCTAATGCAGCACCTGCCTATTCTTCCTATTCTGCTGCCGATGCTGGCGGGCGTATTTATGCTGCTTCCACCGTTGAGCTACTCGATAGGCCGACATCGTTTTTTTGCTGTCCCGCTCATGGTGGTTCTGGTTGCCATTTCAGCCCTGTTGCTCATCACCAGTCATCAGCAAGGAACACAGCTATATATTCTGGGCGGCTGGCAACCACCTTTTGGTATCACGCTGGTCGCTGACAGATTATCAACCATGATGGTGTTACTGACCTCAATACTCGGCTTGGGTGCGCAGCTCTATGCCTGTGCCGGTGATGACAACGATGGCATGTATTTTCACCCGCTGTTTATGTTTCAAATCATGGGCGTTAATGGCGCATTTCTAACTGGCGATATTTTCAACCTGTTCGTATTTTTCGAAATTCTTCTCATTGCCTCATACGCACTGCTAATTCACGGTGGTGGCAAGCAGAAAACCAAAGCAGCCGTGCACTACGTCATTCTTAATCTGGTTGGCTCCAGTATCTTTCTTTTCGCACTGGGTATTTTATACGGCACGATTGGCTCACTTAATATCGCCGATATGGCTGGTAAGGTACGTCTGCTGGCAGAGCACGACCAGGCACTGGCTAAAGCCGGTGGCTTGCTGCTGTTAGTCGTATTCGGGCTCAAGGCTGCCTTATTGCCTTTGCACTTCTGGTTGCCCAGGACCTATGCCGCGGCCAGTGCCCCCGTGGCAGCACTCTTCGCTATTATGACCAAGGTGGGCATTTACAGCATTTTTCGCGTTCATACGGTCATCTTCGGCGAGGAAGCGGGCGCGCTGGCCAGCATCGCAACGCCGTGGTTGTGGCCATTAGCTCTGCTAACCTTAGTCATAGGCGCTATTGGTGTTCTAGCCAGCCCGAATTTAAGACTCACAGTCGCCAATTTAGTGATCATTTCAGTCGGAACGCTGCTTCTAGCCATTGCCATGCAACGTGAGTCAGCGACGTCAGCGGCTCTTTATTACATGATCCATACGACGCTGGTGTCTGGAGCCCTATTTCTATTGACAGACATGATCAGCAAACAACGAGGCAAAGCAGAAGACCGCTACGTCATTGCACGAAGAATGAAACATGGCAAGTTTATTAGCGTTGCATTTTTCATCGCCGCACTTACTGTCGTTGGCATGCCTCCACTATCTGGTTTTGTCGGCAAAACCCTTCTATTACAAGCGGCTCAAGGCATGGCTGAAATCAGCTGGGTATGGCCCACCGTATTAATCGCAGGGCTGGCGTCGCTGATTGCTATTTCTCGGGCAGGCACCACCATTTTTTGGCGCTATACCGGGGAGAGCACCGTTAATGAACCTATTCCGCCTCTTAAGTTAATCGCGGTGACCCTGCTGCTCACTGCCTCCCCTTTACTAGTGGTATTCGGCGGACCAATAACAAACTATACGAACCTTGCCGCAGAGCAGTTGCACGACACAACCCAGTCAGTGGATGCCTTGCTTCCAGGAGGTTATGAGCAATGAAAACCAAACCCCGTTTTCGCTTTTTGCCAATGCCCATTCACTCACTACTGTTATTTGTCGTCTGGCTACTACTTAATAACACCATTGCCCCAGGGCACATTGTGCTAGCAGCATTCCTGGCCATTGCGATTCCGATGCTGACGTCTGGCCTGCAAGACCCTCAACCGGGGTTTCGCAAGCCCTTCCTGACGCTTAAATATGCACTTAAGGTTATTGGCGACATTATTGTGGCCAATTTTGAGGTTGCGCTCTTGGTCATTGGCCCAACGCGTAAGCTTAACCCCGCCTTTGTCGCTGTACCGATGGACATTCAACACGAATTTCCCATTACGATACTGGCCAGTACCGTATCACTAACCCCCGGAACCGTGAGCGCAGAAATATCAGAAGATAAACGATGGCTTTACGTGCATGTGCTCCACCTGAGTGATAAAGACGAGCTTATCGCACTCATTAAGCAGCGTTATGAGCGCCCTCTTATGGAGATTTTCGGATGCTAAGCACCGCAATAGCAATTGCTACCACACTGGTTTGTCTATCGTTGATACTCAACATGTGGCGACTGTTCAGAGGGCCTGGCCGGCCTGACCGGATTCTGGCACTGGATACCATGTACATTAACAGCATTGCTTTAATTATATTATTTGGTATCTCTTCTGGCAGCACCCTGTATTTTGAAGCAGCACTGCTGATCGCCATGCTTGGTTTTGTCAGCACGGCGGCCATGTGCAAATATATTTTGCGTGGCGACTTGATTGAGTAACCCTGACAACAACGGTGTAAAGCGAAGATGAACAGCACGATCAAACAAGGGACACAATGATGGATTTCTGGATAGAGTTGGTGGTATCTGTATTTCTTATTACTGGAGCAGTTTTTGTCTTTATCGGCTCCCTTGGGCTTGCCAAGTTGCCCGATTTTTATACCCGCCTGCATGGCCCGACCAAAGCGACTACGCTTGGCATGAGTAGCCTTTTAATTGCATCCGTCGTTCTGGTAACCTATCGGCAGGGGTATTTGAGTTTGCATGAGCTGCTCATTACGCTGTTTTTAATTATAACGGCACCGGTTACCGCGCATATGCTCGCCAAGACAGCCCTTCACCACAAGGCTGACATACTCGAGAAGACCTCAGATAAAGCGCTTTCGCAACGTGCCAGAGAGCGAATGATTCCATAGCCCGGTTAAATGACCTGGCTATTGTCACGCGCCTCACCAAACAGGTGTGAGTCGATCATCTCGACCAGCTGAGTGTTGCGGCGAACCATATCCGTATAATAATTCAGGATCTTGAAATCTGGATAAGGCTGCGCCTTAATCAAGGATAATTGATCATGGGCTTCAGCGAGTTCATCCAGTAACCGCTGTTTTTGCGCCTCAAGTGTTGTCATCATACTGCAACCTCCCTTCACTATCACCACACTGGATACCCTGCGCTATATCGAATATCCAACGCCGCAATAAAAAATACCGTAATGTATAAAAATTATACAAATGGAGCGAAGACTAACTGCTAAATAGTTAACAATGAGGGGTAACACTATGTAGAGATTGGTTTCGGACAGTG
Proteins encoded in this window:
- a CDS encoding Na+/H+ antiporter subunit C; its protein translation is MEAIYALCVGVLTTCGFFLVLRGRTFTVVMGLTLLSYAVNLFLFASGRLKLDGAAVLGQSTSYSDPLPQALVLTAIVIGFAMTAFVVILAMRSRADQGNDHVDGQIPAQPAKSPFSHKSPTSHKRSS
- a CDS encoding monovalent cation/H+ antiporter subunit D — encoded protein: MQHLPILPILLPMLAGVFMLLPPLSYSIGRHRFFAVPLMVVLVAISALLLITSHQQGTQLYILGGWQPPFGITLVADRLSTMMVLLTSILGLGAQLYACAGDDNDGMYFHPLFMFQIMGVNGAFLTGDIFNLFVFFEILLIASYALLIHGGGKQKTKAAVHYVILNLVGSSIFLFALGILYGTIGSLNIADMAGKVRLLAEHDQALAKAGGLLLLVVFGLKAALLPLHFWLPRTYAAASAPVAALFAIMTKVGIYSIFRVHTVIFGEEAGALASIATPWLWPLALLTLVIGAIGVLASPNLRLTVANLVIISVGTLLLAIAMQRESATSAALYYMIHTTLVSGALFLLTDMISKQRGKAEDRYVIARRMKHGKFISVAFFIAALTVVGMPPLSGFVGKTLLLQAAQGMAEISWVWPTVLIAGLASLIAISRAGTTIFWRYTGESTVNEPIPPLKLIAVTLLLTASPLLVVFGGPITNYTNLAAEQLHDTTQSVDALLPGGYEQ
- a CDS encoding Na+/H+ antiporter subunit E; the protein is MKTKPRFRFLPMPIHSLLLFVVWLLLNNTIAPGHIVLAAFLAIAIPMLTSGLQDPQPGFRKPFLTLKYALKVIGDIIVANFEVALLVIGPTRKLNPAFVAVPMDIQHEFPITILASTVSLTPGTVSAEISEDKRWLYVHVLHLSDKDELIALIKQRYERPLMEIFGC
- a CDS encoding K+/H+ antiporter subunit F produces the protein MLSTAIAIATTLVCLSLILNMWRLFRGPGRPDRILALDTMYINSIALIILFGISSGSTLYFEAALLIAMLGFVSTAAMCKYILRGDLIE
- a CDS encoding Na+/H+ antiporter subunit G; amino-acid sequence: MMDFWIELVVSVFLITGAVFVFIGSLGLAKLPDFYTRLHGPTKATTLGMSSLLIASVVLVTYRQGYLSLHELLITLFLIITAPVTAHMLAKTALHHKADILEKTSDKALSQRARERMIP